The Amycolatopsis sp. DG1A-15b genome contains the following window.
CGACCTGGCCGACTGGTGGACCCAGGCCGACGACTGGCGCAAGAACTACCCGGCCGGCTACGAGTGGCCGGACGACGGTTCGCTGTCGCCGCAGTACGTCATCGAGCGGATCGGGCAGATCGTCGGCCCGGACGCCGTCTACGCCGCGGGCGTCGGCCAGCACCAGATGTGGGCCGCGCAGTTCGTCAAGTACGAGAACCCGCGCACCTGGATCAACTCCGGCGGCCTCGGCACCATGGGCTACGCGGTGCCCGCCGCGATGGGCGCGCAGTTCGGCGTCCCGGACAAGCAGGTCTGGGCGATCGACGGCGACGGCTGCTTCCAGATGACCAACCAGGAGCTGGCCACCTGCGCCATCGAGGGCGCGCCGATCAAGGTCGCCGTGATCAACAACGGCAACCTGGGCATGGTCCGGCAGTGGCAGAACCTCTTCTACTCGGAGCGGTACTCCAACACCGACCTCGGGACGCACAAGCACCGCATCCCGGACTTCGTCCTGCTGGCCGAGGCGCTCGGCTGCGCCGGCCTGCGCTGCGAGACGAAGGAAGACGTCGACGCCACCATCCGCCGCGCGATGGAGATCAACGACCGCCCCGTCGTGATCGACTTCGTCGTGGGGAAGGATGCCCAGGTGTGGCCGATGGTCGCGGCCGGCACCGGCAACGACGAGATCATGGCGGTCCGGGGCATCCGGCCGTTGTTCGACGACGACGAGGTTTCGGTCGAGACGACCGAAGCCGCCGCGGAAGCCGCTGGGGAAGGTGAGCGCTGAGATGAGCGTCCACACGCTGAGTGTCCTGGTCGAGAACAAGCCGGGTGTGCTCGCGCGCGTCTCGGGCCTGTTCTCCCGGCGCGGCTTCAACATCGAGTCCCTCGCCGTCGGGCCCACGGAAAACCCCGAGGTGTCCCGCATGACGATCGTGGTCGCCGTGGAAGAGCTACCGCTCGAACAGGTGACGAAGCAGCTCAACAAGCTGGTCAACGTGATCAAGATCGTCGAGCTGGAGCAGTCGACCGCCGTGCAGCGCGAACTGCTGCTCGTGAAGGTTCGCGCCGACAACACCGTGCGCAGCCAGGTCCTCGAAACCGTCCAGCTCTTCCGTGCGAAGGTGGTGGACGTGTCCCCGGAGGCGCTCACCGTCGAGGCGACCGGGACGTCGGACAAGATCGGCGCCCTGCTGCGGATGCTGGAGCCGTATGGCATCCGCGAGCTGGTGCAGTCCGGCATGGTCGCGGTGGGACGCGGCGCCCGCTCGATCACCGCAACCTCACCGCGCTAGTCCATCCATGCCCCCACCACCACCCTCAACGGAGGCGCTTCGCGCCGCTGTTCCAGATTTTGTAAGTCAGGAAAGGAAGCAGTAACCCCCATGGCAGTGGAAATCTTCTACGACGACGACGCCGACCTCTCGATCATCCAGGGGCGCAAGGTCGCTGTCATCGGCTACGGCAGCCAGGGCCACGCCCACTCGCTGAGCCTGCGCGATTCCGGCGTCGACGTCCGCATCGGCCTGCCCGAGGGGTCCAAGTCGCGGGCGAAGGCCGAGGAGCAGGGCCTGCGCGTGCTCACCCCGGCCGAGGCGTCGGCCGAGGCCGACCTGATCATGATCCTGGCGCCGGACACCAAGCAGCGCCACATCTACGAGCAGGACATCGCGCCGAACCTCAAGGACGGCGACGCCCTCTTCTTCGGGCACGGCTTCAACATCCGCTACGACCTGATCAAGCCGCCGGCGAACGTCGACGTCGCCATGGTCGCCCCGAAGGGCCCGGGCCACCTGGTCCGCCGCCAGTTCGTCGACGGCAAGGGCGTCCCGGCGCTCATCGCCGTGGAGCAGGACGCCTCCGGCAATGCCCAGGCGCTCGCCCTCTCCTACGCGGCCGCCATCGGTGGCGCCCGTGCCGGCGTCATCAAGACGACCTTCACCGAGGAGACCGAGACCGACCTCTTCGGCGAGCAGGCCGTGCTCTGCGGTGGCGCGTCCGCGCTGGTGCAGACCGGCTTCGAGGTGCTCACCGAGGCGGGCTACGCCCCGGAGATCGCCTACTTCGAGGTGCTGCACGAGCTGAAGCTGATCGTCGACCTCATGTACGAGGGCGGCATCGCGCGCCAGCGCTACTCGATCTCCGACACCGCCGAGTACGGCGACCTGACCCGCGGCCCGCGCGTCATCTCGCCGGCGGTCAAGGAAGAGATGAAGAAGATCCTCGGCGAGATCCAGGACGGCACGTTCGCCCGCGAATGGGTCGCCGAGGACGAGGCCGGCCGGCCGAACTTCACCAAGCTCGAGGAGCAGGGCAACCAGCACCCGATCGAGGCGACCGGCAAGAAGCTGCGCGACCTGATGTCGTGGGTGGACCGGCCGATCACCGAAACCGCCTGACCTTCTTTCGGCAACACAGTTCGGCCACACAGTTCCAAGACGCTGAAGGGGACGCCCGCGCCGGGCGTCCCCTTCAGTGCGTTCGGTGGTCGTTTCGCTACGCTGGAGACATGAGTGATCAGCCGGTCGACGACAAGGCGCACATCCGGCACCACCTCGACTTCACCAAGGCCGAGTGGATCCGGGCCGAGCCCGAAGGCGTCACCCTCGACGACTGCGTCGAGTACGCGTTCATCGAGCACACCGACGGCGTCACCTACACGGCGATGCGGCAGTCGGCGAAGCCGGACGGGGTGATCCTCGTCTTCACGCCGGGGGAGTGGGACGCGTTCGTGAAGGGCGTCCGCGACGGCGAGTTCGACCTGCCCGAGGACCTCGCCGCGGAGGCTTAGACCTTCGCCGCCAGTTCGGGAATCCGGCCGGTGTCGCCCGCGACGCCGAGGTGGTCGCCGTAGTCGCGCGATTCGACGATCAGGCCGTCGCGGACGCGCATGGCGAAGATGTTCGCGATCCGCACCCGTCCGCCACCGAGGTCGCCTTGGTAAGCGAACTCCCCGATCAGCACCTCCGGGTCGGCGCCCTGGTAGGTCACCAGGTCCGCGACCTCGAAGTCGACGCCGACGTCCTTGGCCGCCGCGAAGTGCTTTCGCAGCTCGTCACGCGTCCGCAGCACCGGCGCGCCCGGCAGGAACGGGTGCGTCACGTGGGTTTGCTCGGCGTACAGGTCCGGCAGTTCAGCCCAGCGTTTGCCCGCGACGCCGTGGACGAGCTGTTCGAACACCGTGCCCGAGGTCGGCGAGGCGGCCGGTGACAGCTCACGCGGCGGTGCCTGCTCGTAGGCCTTGACCAGGTCGTCGACGCCGTCGCGGATGACCGCGAGCCGCAGGTAGTCGTGGTAGTCGCGGGAATGGACGATGAGGCCGTCGCGGATCCGGAGCACCTGGATGTTGGCTGCTGCGATCGTCCGGCCGGTTTCGGCCGACTCGGCGTCGTAGTCGTATTCGGCGACGATCACCTCGGGGTCGGTCGTCTCGTGGACGACGACGTTCTTGCGCTTGAGCCGCAGGGCTCCGGCGAGGACACCGGTGAACCGCTCGTGGACCGCGTCCCGGCCGTGGAGGCGCGTCGGCCGCGGGACCGCTTGCGGGTGTTCGACGACGGTGTCTTCGGCGTAGAGCGCGGAAAGCTCGCCGAAGCGTCCTTCGCTGATTCCGTCGGACAACGCGGTGAAGACGTCGCGGGGTGTGGTCATGGATCCTCCCAGAGGGAAAACGGAGTCTGTAGTCCGTCTGCGACGATACGGACTACAGACTCCGGTTGTCTACTGGAGCAGCTCCCGCGCGGCCGGTTGCCCGCACACCTCCGCCCACTTCTCGGGCGTGCTGCCGAAGGTCGCGTCCCGCGCGCCGAGGTCGGCGCCGTTTTCGACGAGAGTGCGGATGACGTCGAGGTGCCCGGACTGCGCGGCCAGGTGCAGGGCCGTGACGCCCTCGCCGTGGTTCGGGCCGCCGAACGTGCCGCGGAAGTTCACGTCGGCGCCGAGGTCGAGCAGCGTCCGGACGGCGTCGAGCCTGCCCTGCGCCGACGCCCAGGCCAGCGCGGTGCCGCGGTAGACGTCGGCGTTCACGTCGGCTCCGCGGGCGACCAAGGTCCTGAGGGCGTCGACCCGGTCGTTGCGCGCCGCCCAGGCGAGGGCTTCGTTCCTCACCTCGGCGGGGTCGTCCGTCGGCTGCCAGCGCGGGAAACCGCTGTGGGGCCGGTAGAAACCGCGATGGGCGCCCCCGCGGCCCGAGGTCAGGAGTTCGCCGATGGCGTCGATGTCGCCGAGCCCGGCCGCGACGCGCAGGTTGCCCGGCGCGCGGCTGTGTGCGGCCAAGGTCTCCGCGGCTTCGCGATGGCCCCAGAACAAGGCGACGACCAGGGGCGTGCCGCCGTCGCCGCGGGCCGCGACGTCGACGGGCGCGCCGCGGCGCAGGAGCAGGTCGAGCAGGAGCGGCAGGTTGCTGTAGGCGGCTTGGTGCAGGGGTGTCCAGCCGTGGACGTTGCCGCGGGCCGGATCGGCGCCGTGGTCGAGGAGGATCCGGCTGAGCCGCTCGTCGTGCGTGGCGCCGGCCATGCCGAGCAGGTCGTTCCCGTTGGTGCCGCGGGCGTCGACGAGGCCGGGAAACTCGCCGAGCAGCGTTTCGAGCCGCTCGGGATCCCGGGCCTCGATCGCCCGGTACGCGCGGGCGAACGGCTCGCCACTGTCCACAAGAGTCTCGACGTGGGCGCGGAGTGCCTTCCAGGAACCGAAACCGTGCTCGCGGGCGACGACCGCGCGGGCGCCGTCGCGGGTGAGTGGCTGGTTCCAGCGGTCGAACGGCTCCTTCGCGCCGGGCGTGTCGTCCTCGGCCGAGGCGAGGAGGCCGAGCGCGCGCTCGGCGTAGTAGCCGACGTCCTGGTGGTACGGGTGCTGCAGGGTTTCCCCGTGCTCGGTGACGCGCCGGACGTAGGCCTGCAGCTTCGGCCAGCTCGGGAACCCGTGGTCCTTCGCGATCCGGAACTGCGCTTCGGCGAGTTTGACGCTTTCGGCGCGCGCAAGGTCCTTCGCGCGCTTGCGCAACTGGTCCAGGCTGGGTTTCGCGGGCAGCGTGCCCATGGTGCCTCCTTCCCTCGTCGCCCGTGGTCCGCCGGCACCGGGCAGGAAAGAGGTGCGGAGCTGGTGGTGCGGTGAAGTGGGGGTGGGCTCGGCCCTTTCCGCGGACGGGGCGCGGCCCGCACCGCGCCCCGCCACCCTACCCCCGAACCCGGACCCGGACCCCGCGTGATCCCCGACAGAACTCGCGTGATGGAACCCGGATCTCGCGTGATTGAAGCCGGAACTCGCGTGATTGAAGGCGGAACTCGCGAGTTACGGCTCTGATCACGCGAGTTACGGGCCTGATCACGCGAGTTACGGGTCGGGTCACGCGAGATCCGGGTTTCGTCACGGGCGGAGGTCGGCCAGGAGGCCGTAGGACTTCTCAGTGCGGGCCAGGATCTGGACGCAGACGTGGTCGGCGCCCGCGTCGAGGTGGGCCTGGATCCGGGCCGCGGCCGCCTGTTCGCCGGTGGCGACGATGGCGTCGACCAGGCGATCGCTGCCGCCGTCGGCCAGGTCGGTGTCGGTGAAGCCGAGGCGGCGCAGGTTCGCCTGGTGGTGCGGTGCCTGCCGGACGTACAGGCCGACGTGCTCCCGGGCCGCTTCGCGGGCGGCTTCCGGCGGGGCGTCGAGGATCACCGCCTGCTCGACCGCCAGGTACTTGCCCGGGCCGAGCCGCTCCCGCGCGAGCGCCGTGTGCTCCGGCGGGACGAAGTACGGGTGCGCGCCGTCCGCCCGCTCGGCGGCCAGGGCGAGAGCCCGGGGGCCGAGCGCGGCGATCAGCCGCCGGGGCCGTGGTGACGGCGGTGGCAGGGCGGGCAGCTCGGCGTCGTCCATCCCGGCCAGGTACTCGCGCATCGCCGAAATCGGCCGTGTGCCGGGGAAGTGGCCGCCGAGACCGACGGTGAACCGGCCCGGGTAGGCCTCGCCGAGCGCCCGGGTCGCCGCCTCCGCCGTGATCGGCGCGCGGCGGTCGAACCGTGCGATCCCGGTGGCCACGGTGAGCCGGGACGTCGCCGCCAGGAGCAGCGCCGCCTGGGTGAACGCGTCCCGGCCGGCGTACTCGCCGAACCAGATGGCGTCGAAGCCGAGCTCCTCCACCTCGGCGGCCGTTTCGCGGACCGCGCCGATCGGGGCGCCGTCGAAGAACCGCCAGATCCCGACGCTCATCGGGTCACCTCCGCAGCCAGTTCGAGCAGGGTTTCCACAGTGGATTCGAAGGAGGGCGCGGACGGCGTCAGCAGCACGTGGTCCGCGCCCGCGTCCAGGAGCTCGCCGAGCCGTTTCGCGATGGTTCCGGCGTCGCCCCACAGCACGAGGTCGTCGACGAACCGGTCGCTCGGGCCGTCGATGTCGGCCTCGGTGTAGCCGAGGCGTTTCCAGCCCGCGAGATACGCTTTCACGTCGTGCTCCCGGGACATCGCCACGCTGCGCCGGACGCTCGCCCGGGCGTCCTCGCGGCTCCCGAGCAGCACGGTCTGCTGCGGGATCAGCAGCTTGTCCGGCCCGAGGATTTCGCGGGCGTAGGGCGTGTGCGAGACCGGCTGGGCGAACGGGTGCGCACCGTCGGCACCTTCGCGCGCCAGCTCCAGCATTTTCGGCCCGACCGCGGCCAGCACGCGCGGGAACGCGACCGGTGCGGGATTTTCCGCCGCGGCGGCGTCCATGTCCGCCAGGTAGGCGCGCATCCGGTCGATCGGCCGGTACTCCTCGCCGAGCTTCGTGGCCTGGAAATCGTGCCCGATGCCGACGCCGAGCACGAACCGGCCGGGGTGGGCGTGGGCGAGGGTTGCGCCGCCCTTCTCGGCGGTCACGCCGCGGCGCAGCCAGACGTTCGCGATGCCGGCGCCGAGCACGACGTCCGGCACCGAGGCGAGCAGGTCGCCGAAGTGGGCGAACACCTCCCGCGTGCCGGGGCCTTCGCCGCTCCACACCGAGCGGTAGCCGGCTTCGGCGAGCCGCCGCGTCGCCGTGCGTTCGACGTCCGGCGGCGGGGCCAGCGGGGCGCTCGGCAACCAGGCGCCGATCGCGCCGAGCCGGGCCCGCGTGTCTTCGATCAGGGTCATCCTCGATCCCTCCAGTAAGCTGAGGCTGCCTCCGGTTAATATACGGAGGCAGCCTCCGATTGGCTAGCCGGTAAGGTCGGGAGTGCGATGACCGACGTGAAACCGATGCGCGCGGACGCCCGCCGCAACTACGAGCGCCTCCTCGAAGAGGCCCAACGCGCCTTCGCCGAACACGGCGTCGAGGCGTCCCTGGAGGACATCGCGCGCCGCGCCGGCGTCGGCATCGGCACGCTCTACCGGCACTTCCCGACCCGGGACGCGCTGCTCGAGACGCTCCTGCGCGCCCGCTTCGACGCCCAGGCCGAGCGGGCCCGCGAACTGCTCACCCATCCCGAGCCGCTGAACGCCCTGCAGTCCTGGCTCGCCGGGCTCGGGGACGCCACCGGCACCTTCCGCGGCCTGGTCGAGCTCACCGCGGACGCGCTGAACGACGAATCGTCCCGGTTGTACGAATCCTGCCACGCCATGCGCGAGGTCGGTTCCCAGCTGGTGGAACGGGCGAAGCTCGCGGGCGAGCTGCGCGAGGACGTCACGGCGC
Protein-coding sequences here:
- a CDS encoding nuclear transport factor 2 family protein; this translates as MTTPRDVFTALSDGISEGRFGELSALYAEDTVVEHPQAVPRPTRLHGRDAVHERFTGVLAGALRLKRKNVVVHETTDPEVIVAEYDYDAESAETGRTIAAANIQVLRIRDGLIVHSRDYHDYLRLAVIRDGVDDLVKAYEQAPPRELSPAASPTSGTVFEQLVHGVAGKRWAELPDLYAEQTHVTHPFLPGAPVLRTRDELRKHFAAAKDVGVDFEVADLVTYQGADPEVLIGEFAYQGDLGGGRVRIANIFAMRVRDGLIVESRDYGDHLGVAGDTGRIPELAAKV
- the ilvC gene encoding ketol-acid reductoisomerase; translation: MAVEIFYDDDADLSIIQGRKVAVIGYGSQGHAHSLSLRDSGVDVRIGLPEGSKSRAKAEEQGLRVLTPAEASAEADLIMILAPDTKQRHIYEQDIAPNLKDGDALFFGHGFNIRYDLIKPPANVDVAMVAPKGPGHLVRRQFVDGKGVPALIAVEQDASGNAQALALSYAAAIGGARAGVIKTTFTEETETDLFGEQAVLCGGASALVQTGFEVLTEAGYAPEIAYFEVLHELKLIVDLMYEGGIARQRYSISDTAEYGDLTRGPRVISPAVKEEMKKILGEIQDGTFAREWVAEDEAGRPNFTKLEEQGNQHPIEATGKKLRDLMSWVDRPITETA
- a CDS encoding TIGR03620 family F420-dependent LLM class oxidoreductase, whose product is MSVGIWRFFDGAPIGAVRETAAEVEELGFDAIWFGEYAGRDAFTQAALLLAATSRLTVATGIARFDRRAPITAEAATRALGEAYPGRFTVGLGGHFPGTRPISAMREYLAGMDDAELPALPPPSPRPRRLIAALGPRALALAAERADGAHPYFVPPEHTALARERLGPGKYLAVEQAVILDAPPEAAREAAREHVGLYVRQAPHHQANLRRLGFTDTDLADGGSDRLVDAIVATGEQAAAARIQAHLDAGADHVCVQILARTEKSYGLLADLRP
- the ilvN gene encoding acetolactate synthase small subunit, translated to MSVHTLSVLVENKPGVLARVSGLFSRRGFNIESLAVGPTENPEVSRMTIVVAVEELPLEQVTKQLNKLVNVIKIVELEQSTAVQRELLLVKVRADNTVRSQVLETVQLFRAKVVDVSPEALTVEATGTSDKIGALLRMLEPYGIRELVQSGMVAVGRGARSITATSPR
- a CDS encoding ankyrin repeat domain-containing protein: MGTLPAKPSLDQLRKRAKDLARAESVKLAEAQFRIAKDHGFPSWPKLQAYVRRVTEHGETLQHPYHQDVGYYAERALGLLASAEDDTPGAKEPFDRWNQPLTRDGARAVVAREHGFGSWKALRAHVETLVDSGEPFARAYRAIEARDPERLETLLGEFPGLVDARGTNGNDLLGMAGATHDERLSRILLDHGADPARGNVHGWTPLHQAAYSNLPLLLDLLLRRGAPVDVAARGDGGTPLVVALFWGHREAAETLAAHSRAPGNLRVAAGLGDIDAIGELLTSGRGGAHRGFYRPHSGFPRWQPTDDPAEVRNEALAWAARNDRVDALRTLVARGADVNADVYRGTALAWASAQGRLDAVRTLLDLGADVNFRGTFGGPNHGEGVTALHLAAQSGHLDVIRTLVENGADLGARDATFGSTPEKWAEVCGQPAARELLQ
- a CDS encoding DUF397 domain-containing protein produces the protein MSDQPVDDKAHIRHHLDFTKAEWIRAEPEGVTLDDCVEYAFIEHTDGVTYTAMRQSAKPDGVILVFTPGEWDAFVKGVRDGEFDLPEDLAAEA
- a CDS encoding TIGR03620 family F420-dependent LLM class oxidoreductase codes for the protein MTLIEDTRARLGAIGAWLPSAPLAPPPDVERTATRRLAEAGYRSVWSGEGPGTREVFAHFGDLLASVPDVVLGAGIANVWLRRGVTAEKGGATLAHAHPGRFVLGVGIGHDFQATKLGEEYRPIDRMRAYLADMDAAAAENPAPVAFPRVLAAVGPKMLELAREGADGAHPFAQPVSHTPYAREILGPDKLLIPQQTVLLGSREDARASVRRSVAMSREHDVKAYLAGWKRLGYTEADIDGPSDRFVDDLVLWGDAGTIAKRLGELLDAGADHVLLTPSAPSFESTVETLLELAAEVTR
- a CDS encoding TetR/AcrR family transcriptional regulator, with the protein product MTDVKPMRADARRNYERLLEEAQRAFAEHGVEASLEDIARRAGVGIGTLYRHFPTRDALLETLLRARFDAQAERARELLTHPEPLNALQSWLAGLGDATGTFRGLVELTADALNDESSRLYESCHAMREVGSQLVERAKLAGELREDVTAQELLLLLHAASWAGGHLPGEGGMQRLLALVFEGLRAS